Genomic DNA from Enterococcus saccharolyticus subsp. saccharolyticus:
GTTGGTCGCTTGTTCTTGTTCTTTCGCAATCACGGCCTGTAGTTGTTGTGTTTGTTGCTGCTGGCGTTCATTGAGACTAATGAATGTCCGATTAAGTTCCTCTCCCAGATGTTGAAACTCAGTGAGCCGTTTTTGATGCTGACTGACTTGTTGTTGTAAGTCGGTCTGTTCATTTAACAAGTCTTCATAGGTCCGATTCTCTAATTGCTTTTGTAATGTTTTTATTTCTAATGTAATAGGTTGTACGAGTCGTTCCATTTCTTGGTATTCTTGTTGAACTGTTTGATACGCTGTTAGCACTTGTTGCAAGTCTGCTTCCAGTTTTTCCTGTTCGTTTATTTTTTGCGTCAACTGATCTTTTTGCTGGGCTAGCGTTGTGGTAAATGCCTGTAAGTAGTCGGTTGGTTGCGCAATTGGTTCATCTAAAAGATTTTCCATCTCTTGACGAAGCGTCGTGCCTTGACTGACAAGTTGTGTTTGTTGTTTCAGTAAGTCATTTTGTGTTGCTTGCAAGGTTTGTTGTTGGTAACGTACCTGTTGTTGCTCGTCTTCTTTTGCGCGTAATTGTTGCGTTACTTCTTCAAAAAGACGTTCCCGCAACACAATGTCCTCTTCTGAAACTGGTAGCACGTCATGGCTATGTTCCGTCGCACCACAAACTGGACATGGTTCACCGTCGACCAATAATAACTGCAGACGAGCAATTTGTAATTTCGCATAATCGCTTTGCCGTTGTTGACATTCCTTACCTAGCGTATCAATGGTGGTTACCAATTCAGCTAAAGTCTGATGACTCATCGCTAACTCTGTTTCATTTGCCTGAATTTGTTGTTGAATTGTTGCCAATTGCGCTTGTCCTTCTTGCCATCGTTCCACTTGTGCGGTTAATTGCACATATTGTAATTCTTTGACTTGCAGGTTTTCTTTTTGACTAGCAATCGTTGTATCACGGGCAGCTTCAAATATCGCTTGTTGTGCTTGATAGTCCGTCACTTTCGCTTGCAATTGATTTAAAGTCACTTGGTAGTCTGCTTCCGTTTTTTGTAATTCTTGGACTTTTTGTGCGATAGGCACTAAATGTTCCATTTGCTGACTCTTTTTTTCTTGCTCAGCTATTTGCTCTTGCAACTGATTCATCGCTGGTTTTTCTGCTTCCCAATTTGCGAGTGCTACTTTGTTTTCATGCAGGGAAGCTGTTAACTCTTGTAATACTTCATCAATTGCCCGGTGTTCCTTACGACAATCGTCCAAATGCGTCAATACATGCAGATTCTTTTCCACCCAAGACAAACGTTTGACAGTTTGTTGTATGGTTTGCATTTCTGATTCTTGCGCACACAAAGTGGTGTACTTTTCCGTTAGTTCTGCTTGTTCTGTACATAAGGTCAATTGTTCTTTGCCTTTATATAAAGCTGTTTCTGTTTGCTTTTTCTGTTCTTTTGCTTTATCAAACATTGTCGTTAATTGGAAGTGTTGTTCCTTTAGTTGCTCAAGGTCTGCTTGCCAAGCAAGCAATGTTTCTTGAACCGACACAAACGGCTTTTCTGCGACCCATTGAAACCGTGGCAATAAAGCATCCATTTGTTGTTGTTTGTTGCTTAACGACTGATCCATATCTTTTTGTTTTTGACGGAACCATTCATTTAAGCGTTGATACAACTCAGTACCAAATAAATTGCGTAACAGTTTTTCTTTCTCACTACTCGGTGCAATTAGAAAGTTACGGAATTCTCCTTGCGGTAATAAAATGATTTGGAAAAATTGTTTCGCATCCACATTCAACAAATCTTTGATGAACTGGTCCACTTCTGTTCGCTTGGTGTATTGCTTTTGCTCTTCCATTTGGCCGTTATAAATGGTTAGACGAACTTTTGCGGTTTGTTTTTTTGTTCCTTCGCCGCGCTTTTTCTTGACTTCTTGTTCTGGAGAACGTTCAATTTCATAAAAAAATCCTTGATGTTCAAAACGAAAAGTCACTGCTGTTTCTTCTTCTGGCGTCGCAAACATCGAACGCATTTCTTTGCCAGAACGCAACTGTCCTGACGTTTCACCAAATAAGGCAAACGTCATACCATCGAAAATTGTCGTTTTTCCTGCACCCGTTTTTCCACTAATTAAAAAAAGACCTGCCTCTTGAAAATCGCCAAAATCCACTGATTCATGGATAAACGGGCCAAAATTTTTCATTGTTAATGTTCTCGGCTGCATCTTAGTCCCTCTTTTCTGTATCTAACGCAGATTGTAATCCTTCTGATAACCAAGCGAATTGCTTCTCTGTGAGTGTTTCGCCAGTAATTTCTTCAAAAAACGTCGACACGACTTGTTGCGGATTCTGTTCACGCGGTCGTTCTTGCTGTGGTTGTGATGCTTCTCGTCCATTCAACCGCTCCACACTTAAAATATAGGGGTATACTTCACGTAATTGATTCATCATATTGGGAATCACTGCACGATCCGTTAACACAATTTGCCAAAACGTTTCGCGATTTAACGTTTGATAAAATGTTGGTTGGCGTAATTTCTCAAAGGATGCCTCTAGTTTTTCCATCTCACGTAAAGGTGTCAATGGATGAAAAACAGGTTGCATCTGCTCTGTATCAATAATCCAAACACCTTTTTCATCATTGATTTCGGATAATGAAAATTTTAACGGCGACCCGCTATAACGTGCTTTGCCTTTTTTCAACGCATTTTTCGAATGCAAATGTCCTAAAGCGACATAATCAAACACGTCTAATAAATCTGCTGGTACACTGTTTAATCCTCCGACTTCTATCGGCGTTTCAGAATCAGTTCGTAGGCCACCTGCAATGAAAAAGTGTGTCACTAAGACTTGTTTTTTCGTCTCATCAAATAACGAAACCATCTCCGCAATCACCCGTTTCATGGCAGCTTGAATTGTTGTTAAGGTCTCATCTTCAAAATACAACCGTGCCGCGATGGGTTCAAAATAAGGTAAAAGGAAAAACTGCGTGTCCGCCATTTCAATCGGAACAAACGCTTCTTTTAACTGTGTGTGTAAATGAAAATTTGTTTGTTTAAACCACGGTGTGCCTGTCGCTAAACGTCCACTAGAATCATGGTTACCGGAAATAGCGAGAATCGGCAAGGCCTTTTCCAAATTGATTTCAATTAATTTTTGATTGAGCATTTCCACCGCTTCGACACTTGGCACAGAGCGATCGTACAAATCGCCGGCAATCACGATAGCATCAACCGCTTCTGTTTGTGCCAGATGAATGATTTTTTCAATGCTATCTTTTTGATCTGCTAATAAATCATAGCCATGGAGTTTTTTGCCAATATGCCAATCGGCTGTATGTAAAAATCGCACATCCTTCACCTCTTAAAAATGTTCTTCTCATTATTATAACACTTTCTGTCCTTTGTCTCTAAAGAAAAAAGGCATCTTAGCAAAAGCTAAGATACCTCATGAATTATTTTTCGGGATTATAATGAAACTCTGGATTCACTTCTTGATCTAATTGGTCAAATGCCCCTTGAATACGGCGTTCCACTTCAGCTAAACCTTCGTCATTCATCTTTTTAATGTCACTTAAATCAATCGGTTCACCAAAGCGAACAGTGACACGTTTGCGTTTAAACAAATCTTTTAGCGTCAATGGTCCTTGATACACAGAAGGAACCACACGGACTTTGGCCATTTTCGCAATCACCGCCATCCCACCTTTTAAAGCAGTGGAATGTCTCGTGCCACTTGGAAACATGATTAAGCTTAAATCCGTATCTTTTAAAATTTTGACCGGTGTTTTTATGGCACTTGGTCCTGGTTTATCACGTTTTACTGGAAAAGCATTGGCTTTCACCAAAATGAAACGTAAAATTGGATTTTTAAATAATTCTTCTTTTGCCATAAAAGCAAATTTTTTCGGACGTGCTGCAACCGCTAGATACAACGGGTCCCACCATGTTCGGTGTGGTGCAACTAAAATATAATTCTCATCTTTGGGTAGTAACTCTCTTTGCTCATAGCGAGCATTCCCATTTACGACAAATAAAATGACGCGTACAATGCCACGCATAAATGTAAAAAACATACGCTCGTTCCTTTCATACTCGATAAATGTAGTATGCAGAAAAAAAGCGTCGTTGACAAGTTTTTTCTACTCTTTGATGTAAGAAGTGTCATTTACTGATGCCACCGTATATTTTCTATCCTTATATACAACTTTTGAAATACTAGCATTTTCAATCATCGTTGGATTAGATGTAGAATCTAATGCATACAATAATTTTATAATGCTATTTCCATGAAAGACCACAAGAATATCTGTGTCCCCATTCTTTTGTGCCTCTTTAATAATCTCATCGGCACCCGCCACTAGACGATCAACGACTTCTTTGCTACTTTCAGCCGGCCATCCCATTAACCCCAAACCAACAACACCTAAAACAAAACCAAACAACCATTTTTTCATCCTATACTCCCCCTTTGAAGTAAGCGTTTTACATTATGTTTAAAAAAATAATTTCAGACAATTGTTGCCTGAAATTATTTTATTGTTTAATTGGGAACGATTGTTAAGAAATCTTCACCTGGTAACACATCTGTTTGTTCCATATCTAACACATCTAAATATTCGTTCGTATTCGTTACAACAACTGGTGTAATCACTGGTAAACCAGCCGCTTTGATTTTTTCAATATCAAATGAAACCAATAAATCACCTTTTTTAACCGTATCGCCTTGTTTAATGGCAGCTTCAAATCCTTCGCCATCCAGACTAACTGTATCCATACCAATATGCATTAAAATTTCTGCACCGTCTGTTGTTGTTAAACCGACCGCATGACCTGTCGGGAATAATGTTGTAATCGTTCCATCTGCTGGCGCAAATAATTTACCTACACTTGGTTCAACTGCTACACCTTTACCTAATGCACCTGAAGCAAATACTTGATCTGGAACTTCAGCTAATGGAACAACTTTTCCTTCTAAAGGACTAACTAATACCATACGTTCTTTCGTTTTGGTTGCAATTGGTGCTTCTGGTTTCACAATAGCCGTTTCTTCTACTGGATCATCAAAACGAAGGATATATGTTAGGATAAATGCTAAAATGAACGCTCCACCCATACCAATAGCAGCAGCAATCATACCTGACATATCTTTGGTATCTTGTGGAATAAATCCTGGCAAACTCAAGACACTTACTAAACCAAAAGTATAATTTGCAACATTGCTAAAGCCAATAAATGCCCCACCAATCGCACCTGAAATACATGCTGCGATAAATGGTTTTTTCAATGGTAACGTCACCCCATACACAGTTGGTTCAGTAATACCGAAAATAGCAGTAATTGTAGAAGAAATCGCCAATCCTTTTAGTTTCACACTCTTTGTAAGGAAGAAAACAGCTAATGCTGCACCACCTTGGGCTAAAACAGCAGGTAACAACATTGGTACCATTGTATCGTAACCAACTTGACCTAAGTTTAACATGATGATTGGTACAAAGCCCCAATGCATCCCGAACATTACAAATATTTGCCATAAACCACCCATCACAGCACCAGCAACAATTGGACTAAAGTTATAAATCCCATTATAAGCAGAACCTAACCAGTCACCGATAATCGTACCTAATGGACCAACGACAACAAATGTCAAAGGCGCCATAATTAGGAAAACTAATAACGGTACTGCAATAATTTGCAAGAAACTAGGAACAATTTTCTTGAAGAAACGTTCCACATGACTTTGAATATACACTGCCAAGATAATTGGAATAACTGATGATGTATAACCACTTAAACCTAAAATAACTGGAATGCCAAAGAATGAAATACTTTCACCAGCACCTGCCAAAGCTGTAATAGACGGATGAACCAACGCCATTGCTAATGACACCGCTAAAAACGGACTAGTTTTAAATTTATTGGCTGCCGTGAATGCTAGCAACACTGGTAAGTACGTAAACAAACCGTCTGCAATTGAGAATAAGATAACGTAAACACCAGATTCAGGGGCAATCCAATTTAATGTAACTGCTAATGTCAAGAATCCTTTTAAGACCCCTGCACCTGCCATTGCACCTAAGAATGGTGTAAAGATAGAAGAAATAATATCGACAAATTGATTAAAAATGTTTCCTTTTTTCTCATTAGATGCAGCGTCACCGCCACCAAAATTAGCCATCGCAGTTAATTCTTGATACACATCGCTCACGTGACTCCCAATAACCACTTGATACTGTCCACCACTTTGAACAACTTGAATGACATCATTGTCTTGTTGCAAGCGCGCAGTATCCGCTTTTCCTTCATCGTTTAATACAAAACGTAGACGTGTCGCACAATGAACAACACTTTTTACATTTTCTTTACCGCCCACGGCATCTAGGACGCGTGCAGCAATTTCACTATTTTTACTCATTTTTTTCGCTCCTTTTTATTTTTTTATGCAAAAAAAACCTAGACTGAAAAAAGAGTACGAAAAAAGTAGCGACTTCTTTCCTGCTCTATTTTCAATCTAGGTTTTGCCTGTTTGTCAGTAACAATCCTATGATGATTGAATGTCATTTTTTATCTAAAACAACTCGTTCAATATGAATCGTCAGATAAATCATTTCTGATTGACCCAATGGTTTCCCATAAGTCTTGATTAAATACTCATTGATGCGTTGAACCGTTTGAAAAGATTTTGGGTATTTCGATTGCACTAAGGCAAACAAAAATTCATCTTGTTCATCTGACAACTCATCTGTTAGATACCGTTGGGCAAAATATTGTAAATGCGTCACAATCCGTTGATAATTCAACGTTTGTGTATCCAATGTTTTACCAAAATAACGACTAATAATCTATAAAATATCGCGGACAATTTCGGTCATTTGCATGGTTGTCTGCATGTTGTCATTTCCTTGACTACTATTGACAATATGAAAAGCAATAAAGCCCGCTTCAGTCTCGGGTAATGTGACACCTAAATCTTTTTCGATGAATAGTAATGCTCGTTGCGCAGCCGCAAATTCTTTTGGATAAAATTTTTGCGTTTCCAGTAAAAGAGGATTCGGCATTTCAATGCCTTCTTTGGCGCGCACTAGTGCATAATGGATATGGTCTGTTAAAGTAATGTAGATATTAGTAGAAAGCTCTACATTTAAGTCCTCTTCAATCATGTCAACGATTTTCTTGACCGTATCGATTTCGTCACTCGGAATATCAGAGAACAATTGTTGCATTTGTCGTCCAGTGAAAGAATTTTTTAACACAAATTCTTTTTGAACAAATGCTGGGTCAAGTTCATCGCCCACTTTTTTCTTAAAAGCTAATCCGCGACCCATTAAAATAATTTCTTCTCCAGCATCATTGCTAGAAAGAACAACATTATTATTCAAAATTTTATTAATAATCATGGCGACCTCTCTTTATGCAACAAAAAAAACCTAGAATCCCCCTAATAACTAACGTTTGGTTCGTTCTGGTTTTGCCTGCTGTGCAGTAACAATCCGTATCACAAAAATGATATTACCATAAGATTCAGAGAATTACAAATACAAATGCAACCCTTTTCAATATATTTTTTTATTCCATAAAGTAGCGTATAATAAATTCATCTATTCTTTTTAAAGGAGTCACACACATGTATTTAAACGAAGGCGAACGAATTGATCAATTGTACGCAGACGATATTCAAATTATTCAAAGTACCAATGTCTTTTCTTTTTCACTAGATGCGGTCATGTTAGCGAATTTCCCTGCCATTCCTAAACGAGGAAAAATAGTCGATTTATGTGCCGGCAATGGTGCTGTCGGGTTATTTGTCAGTCGCAAAACCAAGGCACCTATTTACCAAGTCGAATTACAAGAAAAATTAGCCGATATGGCAAAACGTAGCATTCAATTAAATCATTTGGATGAGCAAATGACTGTCTACACTATGGATTTAAAAGATTCATTGACAAAAATTAAAGGCGATTCCGTTGATTTGTTGTTATGTAATCCACCGTATTTTAAAACCAGCGAAACTGGCATTAAAAACCCAAATCCTCATTTGGCGATTGCTCGTCATGAAATTCATACCAATTTGGATGAAGTGATTCATACTTCCAGTAAATTATTGAAGACAAATGGACGAATCGCGATGGTTCATCGCCCCGATCGTTTCTTAGATATTATCGAGAGCATGCGTCGGCATCGTATTGCGCCCAAACGAATTCAATTTGTGTATCCCAAAGCTGGCAAAGAAGCCAATATTCTCTTAATTGAAGGGATTAAAGACGGCAAATTAGATGGATTTAAAGTCTCGCCTCCCCTCATCACGTATGACCAAGAGGGCAATTATAATCCTGAAACAAGGAAGATGTTGTATGGCGAATAATCATTATTTTTACGTATTAGAATGCAAAGACCACACATTTTACGGGGGATACACCACTGATTTAACCCGGCGTTTAGCAGAACACAACACTGGTACGGGTGCCAAATACACTCGCTTAGCCAGCCGTCGCCCCCTGCAAATGATTCATGCCGAAGTCTTTGAAACACGTAGTGCAGCAACCAAAGCTGAAGCTGCCTTCAAAAAACTTTCCCGCAAACAAAAAGAAAAGTATCTGCAAACCAATCAGCTGCACTCGGTCTTATCAAGCAACCATCCGAACTAGAGAGAGAATCTCGTTCGGATGGTTATTTTTATAAAAATCTAGCGCTTAATTTTAGCTTTCACGGTTCTTTTGGGTAACAACATCCA
This window encodes:
- a CDS encoding GIY-YIG nuclease family protein — its product is MANNHYFYVLECKDHTFYGGYTTDLTRRLAEHNTGTGAKYTRLASRRPLQMIHAEVFETRSAATKAEAAFKKLSRKQKEKYLQTNQLHSVLSSNHPN
- a CDS encoding AAA family ATPase produces the protein MQPRTLTMKNFGPFIHESVDFGDFQEAGLFLISGKTGAGKTTIFDGMTFALFGETSGQLRSGKEMRSMFATPEEETAVTFRFEHQGFFYEIERSPEQEVKKKRGEGTKKQTAKVRLTIYNGQMEEQKQYTKRTEVDQFIKDLLNVDAKQFFQIILLPQGEFRNFLIAPSSEKEKLLRNLFGTELYQRLNEWFRQKQKDMDQSLSNKQQQMDALLPRFQWVAEKPFVSVQETLLAWQADLEQLKEQHFQLTTMFDKAKEQKKQTETALYKGKEQLTLCTEQAELTEKYTTLCAQESEMQTIQQTVKRLSWVEKNLHVLTHLDDCRKEHRAIDEVLQELTASLHENKVALANWEAEKPAMNQLQEQIAEQEKKSQQMEHLVPIAQKVQELQKTEADYQVTLNQLQAKVTDYQAQQAIFEAARDTTIASQKENLQVKELQYVQLTAQVERWQEGQAQLATIQQQIQANETELAMSHQTLAELVTTIDTLGKECQQRQSDYAKLQIARLQLLLVDGEPCPVCGATEHSHDVLPVSEEDIVLRERLFEEVTQQLRAKEDEQQQVRYQQQTLQATQNDLLKQQTQLVSQGTTLRQEMENLLDEPIAQPTDYLQAFTTTLAQQKDQLTQKINEQEKLEADLQQVLTAYQTVQQEYQEMERLVQPITLEIKTLQKQLENRTYEDLLNEQTDLQQQVSQHQKRLTEFQHLGEELNRTFISLNERQQQQTQQLQAVIAKEQEQATNLQQALQVSDFASEEEMRSASQEIDSLPSLQEQVTTYNQERTVIERRLQDLAQLIVEPVPNITQLQAQYDLAEEQVTDLQKQVIQQAEVIQSNRQLLEELENLAQQSSAQLTEMMQLQQLSQTLNGDNPEKMSIERYVLQSFLAEILAVANQRLNKLTRGRYQFLLADKKGSYRSSTGLEINIYDDNAGMSRRAHTLSGGESFIAALALALSLADVIQNRAGGIAIEALFIDEGFGSLDEESLEMAMEALEIIENEGRMIGIISHVRELKDRIQQQLIVQTNGSGQSHIKSQVV
- a CDS encoding beta-glucoside-specific PTS transporter subunit IIABC, which produces MSKNSEIAARVLDAVGGKENVKSVVHCATRLRFVLNDEGKADTARLQQDNDVIQVVQSGGQYQVVIGSHVSDVYQELTAMANFGGGDAASNEKKGNIFNQFVDIISSIFTPFLGAMAGAGVLKGFLTLAVTLNWIAPESGVYVILFSIADGLFTYLPVLLAFTAANKFKTSPFLAVSLAMALVHPSITALAGAGESISFFGIPVILGLSGYTSSVIPIILAVYIQSHVERFFKKIVPSFLQIIAVPLLVFLIMAPLTFVVVGPLGTIIGDWLGSAYNGIYNFSPIVAGAVMGGLWQIFVMFGMHWGFVPIIMLNLGQVGYDTMVPMLLPAVLAQGGAALAVFFLTKSVKLKGLAISSTITAIFGITEPTVYGVTLPLKKPFIAACISGAIGGAFIGFSNVANYTFGLVSVLSLPGFIPQDTKDMSGMIAAAIGMGGAFILAFILTYILRFDDPVEETAIVKPEAPIATKTKERMVLVSPLEGKVVPLAEVPDQVFASGALGKGVAVEPSVGKLFAPADGTITTLFPTGHAVGLTTTDGAEILMHIGMDTVSLDGEGFEAAIKQGDTVKKGDLLVSFDIEKIKAAGLPVITPVVVTNTNEYLDVLDMEQTDVLPGEDFLTIVPN
- a CDS encoding lysophospholipid acyltransferase family protein, giving the protein MFFTFMRGIVRVILFVVNGNARYEQRELLPKDENYILVAPHRTWWDPLYLAVAARPKKFAFMAKEELFKNPILRFILVKANAFPVKRDKPGPSAIKTPVKILKDTDLSLIMFPSGTRHSTALKGGMAVIAKMAKVRVVPSVYQGPLTLKDLFKRKRVTVRFGEPIDLSDIKKMNDEGLAEVERRIQGAFDQLDQEVNPEFHYNPEK
- a CDS encoding histidine phosphatase family protein, with the protein product MKKWLFGFVLGVVGLGLMGWPAESSKEVVDRLVAGADEIIKEAQKNGDTDILVVFHGNSIIKLLYALDSTSNPTMIENASISKVVYKDRKYTVASVNDTSYIKE
- a CDS encoding exonuclease SbcCD subunit D, which produces MRFLHTADWHIGKKLHGYDLLADQKDSIEKIIHLAQTEAVDAIVIAGDLYDRSVPSVEAVEMLNQKLIEINLEKALPILAISGNHDSSGRLATGTPWFKQTNFHLHTQLKEAFVPIEMADTQFFLLPYFEPIAARLYFEDETLTTIQAAMKRVIAEMVSLFDETKKQVLVTHFFIAGGLRTDSETPIEVGGLNSVPADLLDVFDYVALGHLHSKNALKKGKARYSGSPLKFSLSEINDEKGVWIIDTEQMQPVFHPLTPLREMEKLEASFEKLRQPTFYQTLNRETFWQIVLTDRAVIPNMMNQLREVYPYILSVERLNGREASQPQQERPREQNPQQVVSTFFEEITGETLTEKQFAWLSEGLQSALDTEKRD
- a CDS encoding tRNA1(Val) (adenine(37)-N6)-methyltransferase, translating into MYLNEGERIDQLYADDIQIIQSTNVFSFSLDAVMLANFPAIPKRGKIVDLCAGNGAVGLFVSRKTKAPIYQVELQEKLADMAKRSIQLNHLDEQMTVYTMDLKDSLTKIKGDSVDLLLCNPPYFKTSETGIKNPNPHLAIARHEIHTNLDEVIHTSSKLLKTNGRIAMVHRPDRFLDIIESMRRHRIAPKRIQFVYPKAGKEANILLIEGIKDGKLDGFKVSPPLITYDQEGNYNPETRKMLYGE